The Leishmania braziliensis MHOM/BR/75/M2904 complete genome, chromosome 9 genome includes a window with the following:
- a CDS encoding surface antigen-like protein, protein MYTTQHSRCLNMAMLMVFVVCIFLLVGDVTRAALTSAQNTSTLAFLQSFTVSMPDLADVWTGDEWCTWPYISCNSDTSTTLAIDSAGFTGSLPELQATVNGANVALTEIAVTNMNITGGFKDTWGGLTRVRVLNFTNTNLFGTIPMRWNAMRSLETVILKNCSACGSLPHWTLRGLKNIDVSQNVLRGPLPNTWGNIAGLQTISLVDNHFCGCKPPSWVSRALTNALFQAMGSGPFNVNCRSPTNCASEGARCSLAPPQYHDAAAPPPFMLLPVLTLILALMAIYAV, encoded by the coding sequence ATGTACACGACCCAGCACTCTCGTTGTCTCAACATGGCAATGCTGATGGTGTTTGTCGTGTGCATCTTTCTCCTCGTCGGTGACGTGACGCGTGCGGCTCTCACCAGTGCACAAAACACCTCCACGCTTGCGTTTCTGCAGTCCTTTACGGTCTCGATGCCTGATCTGGCAGATGTGTGGACTGGGGATGAGTGGTGCACGTGGCCGTACATCAGCTGCAACTCTGACACGAGCACCACACTCGCCATCGACAGCGCTGGGTTTACTGGCAGCCTTCCAGAGCTGCAAGCGACGGTCAATGGCGCCAATGTCGCTCTCACCGAGATTGCAGTGACTAACATGAACATCACAGGCGGCTTCAAGGACACCTGGGGGGGCCTCACGCGGGTGCGGGTGCTCAACTTCACGAACACCAACCTGTTTGGCACCATTCCCATGCGCTGGAACGCGATGCGCTCCCTGGAGACGGTCATCCTGAAGAActgcagcgcgtgcggcAGCCTGCCGCACTGGACGCTGCGGGGGCTGAAGAATATTGACGTGTCTCAAAACGTGCTGCGCGGTCCACTGCCGAATACGTGGGGCAACATCGCCGGCCTTCAGACCATTAGCCTCGTGGACAACCACTTCTGCGGTTGCAAACCGCCGTCTTGGGTGTCCCGAGCGCTCACCAATGCGCTCTTCCAGGCAATGGGCTCAGGGCCCTTCAACGTCAACTGCAGGTCTCCCACCAACTGTGCCTCCGAAGGCGCCAGGTGCTCCCTCGCCCCGCCGCAGTACCacgatgccgccgcccccccacCATTTATGCTGTTGCCCGTGTTGACTCTGATCCTGGCGCTGATGGCCATCTATGCCGTCTAG
- a CDS encoding putative serine peptidase family S51, peptidase E, giving the protein MLTREEEEMCMQHMNSIRACLAGSGYGAFREPATIDHLISLVATPKTGVVSVAYVGTATYDLAEGQAEQTSLLLQRGCTVRPIQVADPAVKSVNDDDRHFIKATADIVLVSGGNTLYAVRRWEETGLAQLLKDAAARQVVLAGGSAGAICWFTSGHSDSADPATYLQASLKMATLKAGLVPQDQITKMEAELAELSTSWSYIRVHGLNILAGLLCPHFDVTQGNGVRREEDFTEMLKRHPTERGIGLDHWALLILKGDGAYESVALPGKSRVPTSGDASSTAAVPGVFILDVVDGAVQRRRMPTTGLLSDLLRVPTGPVVSDPFERFHAMENPTASSGSL; this is encoded by the coding sequence ATGTTGAccagagaagaagaagagatgTGCATGCAGCACATGAACTCCATTCGCGCCTGCTTGGCCGGCTCCGGCTACGGCGCCTTCAGAGAGCCAGCCACGATCGACCACCTCATCTCGCTCGTGGCGACACCCAAGACTGGCGTGGTGAGTGTCGCCTACGTTGGTACCGCCACCTACGACCTCGCAGAGGGCCAGGCGGAGCAGACGTCCCTTCTACTGCAACGTGGCTGCACGGTGCGGCCGATCCAAGTCGCTGACCCTGCCGTGAAGTCGGTTAATGACGACGATAGGCACTTTATCAAAGCCACTGCCGACATCGTACTCGTTTCGGGCGGGAACACACTCTACGCGGTGCGGCGGTGGGAAGAGACGGggcttgcgcagctgctgaaagacgctgcggcgcgccAGGTCGTGCTGGCCGGCGGCAGTGCCGGTGCGATCTGCTGGTTCACCTCAGGGCACAGTGACTCCGCGGACCCGGCAACGTACCTGCAGGCGTCATTGAAGATGGCGACGCTGAAAGCGGGCCTGGTCCCACAGGATCAGATTACCAAAATGGAGGCAGAACTCGCAGAGCTCAGCACCTCCTGGTCCTACATCCGTGTCCATGGCCTTAACATTCTGGCGGGTCTGCTGTGTCCCCACTTTGACGTAACTCAAGGCAATGGTGTGCGACGTGAAGAAGACTTTACCGAGATGCTGAAGCGGCACCCAACCGAGCGGGGCATTGGCCTGGATCACTGGGCCCTGCTCATTCTGAAGGGCGATGGCGCATACGAAAGCGTTGCGCTGCCGGGCAAGAGCCGCGTCCCAACCTCCGGTGATGCCTCGtccacggcagcggtgccgggAGTTTTTATCCTCGACGTGGTGGACGGTGCTGTCCAGCGACGCCGCATGCCTACAACGGGGCTGCTGTCGGACCTCCTGCGGGTGCCGACGGGGCCGGTGGTGTCGGACCCGTTTGAGCGTTTCCACGCGATGGAAAATCCGACGGCGTCGTCCGGGTCGCTATAA
- a CDS encoding putative ATP-dependent DNA helicase, translated as MQEVRNVLIATSEGSCSGRASSPQPSSHSLQASGVTPPQRVGHAPRTSFTYTSRPLSQGESTGGVSTAPSLSAATPHHSTAASVAVVAPGTLVGPSSAPAKVAVSATVPDVLVTQGDGVAQRCHANFQTASHGGALLVSSTSLPPPPLPSSSSSSSPPPPSPSPVALLPCCDALSRMDASQTRAATHPADAALILQAGAGSGKTQTMAARIAYLLQSGVPGHAILGICFTRQAAETLRERVRSILPSTLARQAHALKLKTFHAFGLECLRRFCVLQPDTHVLDARQQHQLARRVVDTYAQREKSSEAVADLVDYVNRVKTMKTPPIPQSDPGLQDAYLFPYYQKALHEEHNAVDFGDLQQMFYELLRPIPASALAAPQGSSGELEEQRASEGEHQPQQQGKLVPSHVCTALRAEYTHFVVDEFQDFNEIQVELLALLAGDACRVTCVGDPNQCIYTWRGAMPNVFGVWKKRFPQAAMLTLAMNYRSDGPIVEAANRVVKAAQLAHHHREERAVMLVQCASEEDELQAVPLVIEHVLRRRDARLGYGDIAILCRSRRRVQLYCDVLQSQRIPVRQLKGMSVDHLASMRSLLAFLRLCVSPHGPEGDTHVRTVLSTAPLHRLPAGAVKKFLLSLDSVCQARRSTEAAQIRSWRHTIHADDGGAQGPRSEDLRLGAACASAIGGGCPAVTTPGVHPETHSFFAVLQELVYHNFSQEVFPKLEVSKRNQKNIRSVVRIVVHAKELLAQPSCDVEQVLRYVLREGGYEGDSMAAVAARTVTTSATTSGVKRARNSADDWGDYRSADESSGRASASAYQPRLGALLMDQCASQHNQQQQRYGPSSASCSSAGLGGVSNRWGRRHHGSRRPGAAFGGDGAVEEDVLHPEEEAAVWREQRMNLSELVLHTYRSVQEALEREVAHELGREGDSGEGRGEEAPSLSLASSNHSNSRPQPFPKAAGTDDSVSNFSAGSTATTRTVMQALRPPAVVLHRVLDEFVSLVSSDDYGPMREVGNADDPAGAAGVDTTGNGSRLPLSTSSHWIGQVTVGTVHRAKGMEWPAVLLPGCWIGEYPVRPREEEKRVFYVGMSRAMKHLLCFTAATREGGAGSSQAASGGDLLAQHTQSGALEPTPYLAAVGDKLERVTYVDLKRAYLKERGYL; from the coding sequence ATGCAAGAAGTGCGCAATGTCCTCATCGCCACCAGTGAGGGCTCCTGTAGTGGGCGTGCCAGCAGCCCGCAACCCAGCTCCCACTCGCTGCAGGCCTCAGGGGTCACTCCGCCTCAGCGCGTCGGACACGCGCcgcgcacctccttcacctACACCTCTCGACCGCTGTCGCAGGGCGAAAGCACAGGCGGAGTGTCAACGGCCCCCTCGCTCAGTGCTGCTACTCCCCACcactccactgctgccagcGTGGCAGTAGTGGCCCCTGGCACACTAGTTGGGCCCTCCTCTGCTCCTGCCAAAGTGGCGGTATCCGCAACCGTGCCGGATGTGTTGGTAACGCAGGGAGACGGTGTCGCACAGCGATGCCACGCTAATTTCCAGACGGCGAGCCACGGTGGTGCCTTActcgtctcctccacctcgctgcccccaccaccgctcccgtcgtcgtcgtcgtcgtcgtcgccgccgccgccatccccGTCACCTGTAGCCCTTCTGCCTTGCTGCGACGCGCTGTCACGGATGGACGCGTCGCAAACACGCGCCGCCACGCACCCGGCGGACGCCGCACTCATACTGCAGGCcggtgctggcagcggcaaAACCCAGACGATGGCGGCACGCATCGCCTACCTCCTCCAGAGTGGTGTCCCGGGACACGCCATCCTCGGCATCTGCTTCACGCGTCAAGCAGCGGAGACGCTTCGGGAGCGGGTGCGGTCTATCCTTCCTTCCACACTCGCCCGCCAGGCGCACGCCCTGAAGCTCAAGACGTTTCACGCCTTTGGCCTCGAATGCTTGCGCCGATTTTGTGTCCTCCAGCCCGATACGCACGTCCTCGATGcccgccagcagcaccaactcGCCCGTCGTGTTGTCGACACGTACGCGCAACGTGAAAAGAGTAGCGAGGCCGTGGCGGACCTCGTCGACTATGTGAATCGAGTGAAGACGATGAAGACGCCGCCGATTCCTCAGTCGGACCCTGGCCTGCAGGATGCATACCTGTTCCCCTACTACCAAAAGGCCCTGCATGAGGAACACAACGCCGTAGACTTTGGGGACCTGCAGCAGATGTTCTACGAGCTGCTCCGACCCATCCCCGCTAGCGCACTGGCAGCCCCGCAGGGAAGCAGTGGGGAGCTCGAAGAGCAGCGGGCCTCCGAGGGCGAGCACCAGCCCCAGCAACAGGGAAAGTTGGTCCCATCTCATGTCTGTACCGCGCTTCGTGCCGAATACACGCACTTCGTCGTCGACGAGTTTCAGGACTTCAACGAGATccaggtggagctgctggcgctgctggctgGCGATGCGTGTCGCGTCACCTGCGTGGGAGACCCGAATCAGTGCATCTACACGTGGCGTGGCGCTATGCCAAACGTCTTTGGGGTGTGGAAGAAGCGCTTTCCCCAGGCGGCAATGCTGACGCTGGCGATGAACTACCGCAGCGACGGCCCCATTGTTGAAGCAGCTAACCGCGTGGTGAAGGCAGCTCAACTGGCACACCACCATCGTGAGGAGCGTGCCGTGATGCTCGTGCAGTGTGCCAGTGAGGAggatgagctgcaggcggtgcCACTGGTGATCGAGCACGTGCTACGCCGTCGCGATGCCCGTCTTGGCTACGGTGACATCGCCATTCTCTGTCGCTCTCGTCGCCGGGTGCAACTCTACTGCGATGTACTGCAATCACAGCGCATTccggtgcggcagctgaaGGGAATGTCGGTGGACCATCTCGCAAGCATGCGCTCGTTGCTTGCCTTTCTGCGACTATGCGTGTCGCCGCACGGCCCGGAAGGCGACACGCATGTGCGCACGGTGCTGAGCACTGCCCCGCTGCATCGACTGCCGGCCGGGGCAGTCAAGAAGTTCCTCCTGTCGCTCGACTCGGTCTGTCAGGCACGCCGCTCAACGGAAGCGGCGCAGATACGCTCATGGCGCCACACCATTCACGCGGATGACGGAGGTGCACAGGGGCCGCGAAGTGAGGACTTGCGACTGGGCGCTGCGTGTGCCTCGGCGATCGGTGGTGGCTGCCCCGCTGTCACCACGCCTGGAGTCCATCCCGAGACGCACTCCTTCTTTGCCGTTTTGCAGGAACTCGTGTACCACAACTTCTCCCAGGAGGTGTTCCCCAAGCTGGAGGTATCCAAGAGGAACCAGAAGAACATCCGTAGCGTGGTACGCATCGTGGTGCACGCCAAGGAACTGCTCGCCCAGCCGTCTTGCGACGTCGAGCAAGTCCTTCGATATGTCCTGCGCGAAGGTGGCTACGAGGGTGACAGCATGGCAGCGGTAGCAGCTCGCACTGTCACCACCTCAGCAACCACGAGCGGGGTGAAACGAGCGCGTAACTCCGCCGATGATTGGGGTGATTACCGCTCTGCTGACGAGTCTTCCGGGCGAGCCAGCGCTTCGGCGTACCAGCCTCGCCTTGGCGCCCTTCTCATGGATCAGTGTGCCTCGCAGCACaatcaacagcagcagcgctacggcccttcttccgcctcctgcagcagcgccggcctCGGCGGTGTCAGCAACAGATGGGGTCGGCGACACCATGGCAGCCGGCGACCAGGTGCCGCATTCGGTGGTGACGGTGCCGTCGAGGAAGACGTTTTGCAccccgaggaggaggcggcggtgtggcggGAACAGCGTATGAACCTCTCCGAGTTGGTCCTGCACACGTACCGCTccgtgcaggaggcgctggagcgTGAGGTGGCACATGAGCTGGGAAGGGAAGGCGACAGTGGTGAaggcagaggggaggaggcgccgtcgctgtcccTGGCAAGCAGCAACCACAGCAATAGTCGGCCGCAACCGTTTCCCAAGGCAGCCGGAACTGATGACTCCGTCAGCAACTTCAGTGCGGGGAGCACCGCCACGACTCGGACCGTCATGCAGGCCTTGCGCCCACCCGCCGTGGTGCTGCATCGCGTGCTGGACGAGTTCGTGTCGCTTGTATCTTCGGATGACTACGGTCCCATGCGGGAGGTCGGGAACGCGGATGACccagcaggagctgcagggGTGGACACCACCGGTAACGGCAGTCGCCTTCCCCTCAGCACTTCGTCACACTGGATCGGACAAGTCACCGTTGGCACTGTGCACCGCGCGAAAGGCATGGAGTGgcctgcggtgctgctgcctggGTGCTGGATCGGCGAGTACCCCGTGCGGCCACgcgaagaggaaaagcgcGTCTTCTACGTGGGCATGAGCCGCGCCATGAAGCACCTCCTGTGCTTCACCGCAGCCACGCGCGAGGGCGGAGCTGGCAGCAGCCAGGCGGCAAGCGGGGGAGACTTGCTCGCtcagcacacacaaagcgGAGCACTGGAGCCGACGCCGTACCTAGCCGCCGTGGGCGACAAGCTGGAGCGGGTCACCTACGTAGACCTCAAGAGGGCGTACCTGAAGGAACGGGGGTACCTGTGA
- a CDS encoding ubiquitin-fusion protein, which yields MKTLTGKTIALEVEPSDTIENVKAKNQDKESITPASSWRRDARSRTTTSRRSPLCTWCCACAAAMEPTLIALAKKYNWEKKVCGRCYACLPVRATNCRKKTCSHCSNLRMKKKLR from the exons AtgaagacgctgaccggcaagacgatcgcgctcgaggtggaaccgagcgacacgatcgagaacgtgaaggccaagaACCAGGACAAGGAGAGCATCAcgccggcaagcagctggaggagggacgcacgctctcggactacaacatccagaaggagtccactctgcacctggtgctgcgcctgcgcggcggcc ATGGAGCCGACGCTGATCGCGCTGGCCAAGAAGTACAACTGGGAGAAGAAAGTGTGCGGCCGCTGCTACGCCTGCCTGCCGGTGCGCGCCACGAACTGCCGCAAGAAGACCTGCAGTCACTGCTCCAACCTGCGCATGAAGAAGAAGCTGCGCTAG